In a single window of the Pontibacter russatus genome:
- a CDS encoding sporulation protein produces MNRLLSICLSLALVFGSACASISARSGGGAAKKATAGKELTEDLSAYRPKYPAADAPDPAASVTPTHHVNEKVAVLMDTVASVNKNIKYAKGYRILAYNGSERQTVMDLRKSIIARLPDEKDYLTYQQPNFRLKVGDFFSRIEAQQVLNQISDLIPNAQIVQDQININKTY; encoded by the coding sequence ATGAACAGACTCCTTAGCATCTGCCTCTCCCTGGCCCTGGTATTCGGGTCGGCCTGCGCCTCCATATCGGCCAGGTCCGGCGGAGGTGCAGCTAAAAAAGCAACCGCCGGAAAGGAACTAACGGAAGACCTGAGCGCGTACCGCCCGAAGTACCCGGCGGCGGATGCCCCGGATCCCGCCGCCAGCGTAACGCCAACGCACCATGTAAACGAGAAGGTGGCCGTGCTGATGGACACGGTGGCCAGCGTGAACAAGAACATCAAGTACGCCAAGGGGTACCGGATACTGGCCTACAACGGCTCCGAGCGCCAGACAGTCATGGACCTGCGTAAATCCATCATCGCGCGCCTGCCCGATGAGAAAGACTACCTGACCTACCAGCAGCCCAACTTCCGGCTGAAGGTGGGAGACTTTTTCAGCCGCATAGAGGCGCAGCAGGTGCTCAACCAGATTTCAGACCTCATCCCGAAT